Proteins encoded together in one Onychomys torridus chromosome 1, mOncTor1.1, whole genome shotgun sequence window:
- the Tmem132a gene encoding transmembrane protein 132A isoform X2 — protein sequence MCAWMAGCAAAAPRGPYGAWRCLLVALALEVVRVGSNQDTLDPIYLPVALELLDAPEHFRVQQVGHYPPANSSLGSRSETFLLLQPWPRAQPLLRASYPPFATQQVVPPRVTEPHRRPVPWDVRAVSVEAAVTPAEPYARVLFHFKGQDWPPGPGSLPCARLHVTHPAGTAHQACRFQPSLGACVVELEFPSHWFSQSATTRADLAYTLEPAGEGPGGCGPGTEEEPGEQALPVGGVELHPADPPQYQEVPLDEAVTLRAPDVPMRPGQLFTATLLLRHNFTANLLTLRIKVKKGLQVTAARPAQPTFWTAKLDRFKGSKHHTSLITCHRTGPAGPDSSSPPELSEFLWVDFAVENSTGGGVAVTRPVTWQLEYPGQAPEAEKDKMVWEILVSERDIRALIPLTKAEELVNTAPLTGVTQRIPVRLVTVDSGGALEEVTEHIGCESANTQVLQVSEACDAVFVAGQESRGAKGVRVDFWWRRLRASLKLTVWAPLLPLRIELTDTTLEQIRGWRVPGPAEGPLDPEAAVEEAERRSRGCRLQYQRAGVRFLVPFVAHPLDGGRRLTHLLGPDWLLDVTHLVAAHASVQDPRIASLEGGRILVGREPGVTSIEVRSPLSDSILGEQALAVTDDKVSMLELRVQPVMGISLALSRGTSHPGEVTATCWAQSALPAPKQEVALSLWLSFSDHTLAPAELYDRSDLGLSVSAEEPSAVLPAEEQGAQLGVVVSGVGAEGLPLHIALHPPEPCRRGRHRVPLASGTAWLGLPPLPTPAPALPSGPARSPPFTEATVEGKRQVAGGMGGHVDVRGKFERAEEEAGKEEDEAKEEEEDEEEMVPAPQRVTDLELGMYALLGIFCLAILIFLVNGVVFVLRYQRKEPPDSATDPSSPQPHNWVWLGTNQEELSRQLDRCSSPGPPKGEGGCPCESGAGGDAPAVAPSASEGTVGSSSTLTRKEAGGRRKRVEFVTFAPVPPAQPPEEPVGAPAVQSILVAGEEDIRWVCEDMGLKDPEELRNYMERIRGSS from the exons ATGTGCGCCTGGATGGCTGGATGCGCCGCTGCGGCCCCTCGGGGGCCCTACGGTGCCTGGCGCTGCCTCCTGGTGGCCCTCGCCCTGGAAGTCGTGAGAG TTGGCAGTAATCAAGACACCTTGGATCCCATCTACCTGCCAGTGGCCCTGGAACTCCTGGATGCCCCTGAGCATTTTCGTGTGCAGCAAGTGGGCCACTACCCACCTGCTAACTCTTCTCTGGGCTCCCGCTCTGAGACCTTTCTGCTCCTGCAGCCCTGGCCCAGGGCACAGCCACTTCTTCGGGCCTCCTACCCACCTTTTGCCACTCAGCAG GTGGTCCCTCCCAGGGTCACTGAGCCCCACCGGCGGCCTGTCCCTTGGGATGTGCGGGCTGTTTCCGTGGAAGCAGCTGTGACTCCAGCAGAGCCTTATGCCCGTGTCCTCTTCCACTTCAAAGGGCAGGATTGGCCGCCAGGACCTGGCAGCTTGCCCTGTGCCCGGCTGCATGTCACGCACCCTGCAGGCACTGCCCACCAAGCCTGCCGCTTCCAG CCGTCTCTGGGTGCCTGTGTGGTGGAATTGGAGTTCCCCTCTCACTGGTTCTCCCAAAGTGCCACCACAAGGGCTGACCTGGCCTACACACTGGAGCCTGCAGGTGAGGGGCCTGGGGGCTGTGGCCCTGGCACAGAGGAAGAACCTGGGGAGCAGGCTCTCCCAGTGGGTGGTGTGGAGCTGCATCCTGCAGACCCCCCACAGTACCAGGAGGTACCTCTGGATGAAGCAGTCACTTTGCGGGCACCCGATGTGCCAATGAGGCCCGGCCAGCTCTTCACTGCCACTCTCCTGCTTCGACACAATTTCACGGCCAATCTTCTAACTCTTCG GATCAAGGTGAAAAAAGGACTGCAGGTAACAGCTGCTcgcccagcccagcccaccttCTGGACTGCTAAGCTAGACCGCTTCAAGGGCTCAAAGCACCACACTAGCCTGATCACCTGTCACCGCACTGGGCCTGCAGGACCAGATTCCAG CAGCCCCCCTGAACTGTCCGAGTTCCTGTGGGTGGATTTCGCAGTGGAGAATAGCACTGGTGGGGGTGTGGCAGTCACTCGCCCCGTCACGTGGCAGCTGGAATACCCAGGTCAGGCCCctgaagcagagaaagacaaaatgGTCTGGGAGATCCTGGTGTCTGAGCGTGACATCAGAGCTCTCATCCCACTGACCAAG GCCGAGGAGCTGGTGAACACAGCTCCATTGACAGGAGTGACCCAGCGCATCCCGGTGCGTCTCGTCACTGTGGACAGTGGGGGAGCCCTGGAGGAGGTGACAGAGCACATTGGGTGTGAGTCAGCCAACACCCAGGTCCTGCAG GTATCTGAGGCCTGTGATGCTGTGTTCGTGGCTGGCCAGGAGAGTCGGGGTGCCAAGGGAGTTCGGGTAGACTTCTGGTGGCGTCGACTGCGGGCCTCCCTGAAGCTGACCGTATGGGCTCCACTGCTACCCTTGCGCATTGAGCTGACTGACACAACTCTTGAGCAGATTCGAGGCTGGAGGGTCCCAGGCCCAGCAGAAGG GCCCCTGGACCCTGAGGCTGCGGTCGAGGAGGCAGAGAGGCGCTCCCGCGGCTGCCGCCTGCAGTACCAGAGAGCTGGTGTGCGCTTCTTGGTACCCTTCGTGGCCCACCCGCTGGACGGTGGCCGCCGCCTCACCCACCTGCTCGGCCCTGACTGGCTGCTGGATGTGACTCACCTCGTGGCAGCCCACGCCAGTGTGCAAGATCCTCGCATAGCCTCCTTGGAAGGCGGCCGCATCCTAGTGGGACGGGAGCCTGGAGTCACCTCTATTGAG GTTCGTTCCCCGCTATCTGACTCCATCCTGGGGGAGCAGGCACTGGCAGTGACAGACGACAAGGTTTCAATGCTGGAGCTGCGAGTGCAGCCGGTGATGGGCATCTCATTGGCCCTGAGCCGAGGCACGTCCCACCCTGGGGAGGTCACAGCCACGTGCTGGGCCCAGTCAGCTCTTCCAGCCCCAAAGCAG GAGGTGGCCCTCTCCCTGTGGCTGTCCTTCTCTGACCACACTTTGGCCCCTGCCGAGCTCTACGACCGCAGTGACCTGGGACTGTCGGTCTCAGCTGAGGAGCCCAGTGCTGTCCTGCCGGCTGAAGAGCAGGGAGCCCAGCTTGGTGTGGTGGTGAGTGGGGTGGGTGCTGAAGGGCTACCCCTACACATTGCTCTGCACCCACCGGAACCATGTCGCCGGGGCCGCCATCGTGTGCCCCTGGCCTCAGGCACTGCCTGGCTGGGGCTACCCCCTTTGCCCACACCAGCACCCGCCCTCCCATCCGGCCCTGCCCGGAGTCCACCATTCACAGAAGCCACTGTGGAGGGAAAGCGGCAGGTGGCAGGTGGTATGGGGGGCCATGTGGATGTTAGAGGCAAGTTTGAGCGGGCAGAGGAAgaagctgggaaggaagaggatgaggccaaagaagaggaggaagacgaGGAAGAGATGGTGCCTGCCCCTCAGCGTGTCACCGACCTAGAGTTGGGAATGTATGCTCTGCTGGGTATCTTCTGTCTGGCCATCCTCATCTTCCTGGTCAATGGTGTGGTCTTCGTGTTGCGCTACCAGCGCAAAGAGCCTCCCGACAGCGCTACGGACCCTTCCTCCCCCCAGCCCCATAACTGGGTCTGGCTGGGCACCAATCAGGAGGAACTGAGTCGTCAGCTGGACCGTTGCTCCTCCCCGGGCCCACCCAAGGGGGAGGGGGGCTGCCCGTGTGAAAGTGGGGCAGGAGGGGATGCCCCAGCTGTGGCCCCCAGTGCTTCAGAGGGCACTGTTGGTTCCTCGAGCACCCTGACCCGCAAAGAAGCTGGGGGACGTCGGAAGAGAGTAGAGTTTGTGACATTTGCGCCAGTACCCCCAGCCCAGCCGCCCGAGGAGCCTGTAGGGGCCCCAGCTGTACAGTCCATCCTGGTGGCAGGTGAGGAGGACATCCGCTGGGTGTGCGAGGACATGGGGCTGAAGGACCCGGAGGAGCTTCGTAACTACATGGAGAGGATCCGGGGCAGCTCTTGA
- the Tmem132a gene encoding transmembrane protein 132A isoform X1, which yields MCAWMAGCAAAAPRGPYGAWRCLLVALALEVVRVGSNQDTLDPIYLPVALELLDAPEHFRVQQVGHYPPANSSLGSRSETFLLLQPWPRAQPLLRASYPPFATQQVVPPRVTEPHRRPVPWDVRAVSVEAAVTPAEPYARVLFHFKGQDWPPGPGSLPCARLHVTHPAGTAHQACRFQPSLGACVVELEFPSHWFSQSATTRADLAYTLEPAGEGPGGCGPGTEEEPGEQALPVGGVELHPADPPQYQEVPLDEAVTLRAPDVPMRPGQLFTATLLLRHNFTANLLTLRIKVKKGLQVTAARPAQPTFWTAKLDRFKGSKHHTSLITCHRTGPAGPDSSPPELSEFLWVDFAVENSTGGGVAVTRPVTWQLEYPGQAPEAEKDKMVWEILVSERDIRALIPLTKAEELVNTAPLTGVTQRIPVRLVTVDSGGALEEVTEHIGCESANTQVLQVSEACDAVFVAGQESRGAKGVRVDFWWRRLRASLKLTVWAPLLPLRIELTDTTLEQIRGWRVPGPAEGPLDPEAAVEEAERRSRGCRLQYQRAGVRFLVPFVAHPLDGGRRLTHLLGPDWLLDVTHLVAAHASVQDPRIASLEGGRILVGREPGVTSIEVRSPLSDSILGEQALAVTDDKVSMLELRVQPVMGISLALSRGTSHPGEVTATCWAQSALPAPKQEVALSLWLSFSDHTLAPAELYDRSDLGLSVSAEEPSAVLPAEEQGAQLGVVVSGVGAEGLPLHIALHPPEPCRRGRHRVPLASGTAWLGLPPLPTPAPALPSGPARSPPFTEATVEGKRQVAGGMGGHVDVRGKFERAEEEAGKEEDEAKEEEEDEEEMVPAPQRVTDLELGMYALLGIFCLAILIFLVNGVVFVLRYQRKEPPDSATDPSSPQPHNWVWLGTNQEELSRQLDRCSSPGPPKGEGGCPCESGAGGDAPAVAPSASEGTVGSSSTLTRKEAGGRRKRVEFVTFAPVPPAQPPEEPVGAPAVQSILVAGEEDIRWVCEDMGLKDPEELRNYMERIRGSS from the exons ATGTGCGCCTGGATGGCTGGATGCGCCGCTGCGGCCCCTCGGGGGCCCTACGGTGCCTGGCGCTGCCTCCTGGTGGCCCTCGCCCTGGAAGTCGTGAGAG TTGGCAGTAATCAAGACACCTTGGATCCCATCTACCTGCCAGTGGCCCTGGAACTCCTGGATGCCCCTGAGCATTTTCGTGTGCAGCAAGTGGGCCACTACCCACCTGCTAACTCTTCTCTGGGCTCCCGCTCTGAGACCTTTCTGCTCCTGCAGCCCTGGCCCAGGGCACAGCCACTTCTTCGGGCCTCCTACCCACCTTTTGCCACTCAGCAG GTGGTCCCTCCCAGGGTCACTGAGCCCCACCGGCGGCCTGTCCCTTGGGATGTGCGGGCTGTTTCCGTGGAAGCAGCTGTGACTCCAGCAGAGCCTTATGCCCGTGTCCTCTTCCACTTCAAAGGGCAGGATTGGCCGCCAGGACCTGGCAGCTTGCCCTGTGCCCGGCTGCATGTCACGCACCCTGCAGGCACTGCCCACCAAGCCTGCCGCTTCCAG CCGTCTCTGGGTGCCTGTGTGGTGGAATTGGAGTTCCCCTCTCACTGGTTCTCCCAAAGTGCCACCACAAGGGCTGACCTGGCCTACACACTGGAGCCTGCAGGTGAGGGGCCTGGGGGCTGTGGCCCTGGCACAGAGGAAGAACCTGGGGAGCAGGCTCTCCCAGTGGGTGGTGTGGAGCTGCATCCTGCAGACCCCCCACAGTACCAGGAGGTACCTCTGGATGAAGCAGTCACTTTGCGGGCACCCGATGTGCCAATGAGGCCCGGCCAGCTCTTCACTGCCACTCTCCTGCTTCGACACAATTTCACGGCCAATCTTCTAACTCTTCG GATCAAGGTGAAAAAAGGACTGCAGGTAACAGCTGCTcgcccagcccagcccaccttCTGGACTGCTAAGCTAGACCGCTTCAAGGGCTCAAAGCACCACACTAGCCTGATCACCTGTCACCGCACTGGGCCTGCAGGACCAGATTCCAG CCCCCCTGAACTGTCCGAGTTCCTGTGGGTGGATTTCGCAGTGGAGAATAGCACTGGTGGGGGTGTGGCAGTCACTCGCCCCGTCACGTGGCAGCTGGAATACCCAGGTCAGGCCCctgaagcagagaaagacaaaatgGTCTGGGAGATCCTGGTGTCTGAGCGTGACATCAGAGCTCTCATCCCACTGACCAAG GCCGAGGAGCTGGTGAACACAGCTCCATTGACAGGAGTGACCCAGCGCATCCCGGTGCGTCTCGTCACTGTGGACAGTGGGGGAGCCCTGGAGGAGGTGACAGAGCACATTGGGTGTGAGTCAGCCAACACCCAGGTCCTGCAG GTATCTGAGGCCTGTGATGCTGTGTTCGTGGCTGGCCAGGAGAGTCGGGGTGCCAAGGGAGTTCGGGTAGACTTCTGGTGGCGTCGACTGCGGGCCTCCCTGAAGCTGACCGTATGGGCTCCACTGCTACCCTTGCGCATTGAGCTGACTGACACAACTCTTGAGCAGATTCGAGGCTGGAGGGTCCCAGGCCCAGCAGAAGG GCCCCTGGACCCTGAGGCTGCGGTCGAGGAGGCAGAGAGGCGCTCCCGCGGCTGCCGCCTGCAGTACCAGAGAGCTGGTGTGCGCTTCTTGGTACCCTTCGTGGCCCACCCGCTGGACGGTGGCCGCCGCCTCACCCACCTGCTCGGCCCTGACTGGCTGCTGGATGTGACTCACCTCGTGGCAGCCCACGCCAGTGTGCAAGATCCTCGCATAGCCTCCTTGGAAGGCGGCCGCATCCTAGTGGGACGGGAGCCTGGAGTCACCTCTATTGAG GTTCGTTCCCCGCTATCTGACTCCATCCTGGGGGAGCAGGCACTGGCAGTGACAGACGACAAGGTTTCAATGCTGGAGCTGCGAGTGCAGCCGGTGATGGGCATCTCATTGGCCCTGAGCCGAGGCACGTCCCACCCTGGGGAGGTCACAGCCACGTGCTGGGCCCAGTCAGCTCTTCCAGCCCCAAAGCAG GAGGTGGCCCTCTCCCTGTGGCTGTCCTTCTCTGACCACACTTTGGCCCCTGCCGAGCTCTACGACCGCAGTGACCTGGGACTGTCGGTCTCAGCTGAGGAGCCCAGTGCTGTCCTGCCGGCTGAAGAGCAGGGAGCCCAGCTTGGTGTGGTGGTGAGTGGGGTGGGTGCTGAAGGGCTACCCCTACACATTGCTCTGCACCCACCGGAACCATGTCGCCGGGGCCGCCATCGTGTGCCCCTGGCCTCAGGCACTGCCTGGCTGGGGCTACCCCCTTTGCCCACACCAGCACCCGCCCTCCCATCCGGCCCTGCCCGGAGTCCACCATTCACAGAAGCCACTGTGGAGGGAAAGCGGCAGGTGGCAGGTGGTATGGGGGGCCATGTGGATGTTAGAGGCAAGTTTGAGCGGGCAGAGGAAgaagctgggaaggaagaggatgaggccaaagaagaggaggaagacgaGGAAGAGATGGTGCCTGCCCCTCAGCGTGTCACCGACCTAGAGTTGGGAATGTATGCTCTGCTGGGTATCTTCTGTCTGGCCATCCTCATCTTCCTGGTCAATGGTGTGGTCTTCGTGTTGCGCTACCAGCGCAAAGAGCCTCCCGACAGCGCTACGGACCCTTCCTCCCCCCAGCCCCATAACTGGGTCTGGCTGGGCACCAATCAGGAGGAACTGAGTCGTCAGCTGGACCGTTGCTCCTCCCCGGGCCCACCCAAGGGGGAGGGGGGCTGCCCGTGTGAAAGTGGGGCAGGAGGGGATGCCCCAGCTGTGGCCCCCAGTGCTTCAGAGGGCACTGTTGGTTCCTCGAGCACCCTGACCCGCAAAGAAGCTGGGGGACGTCGGAAGAGAGTAGAGTTTGTGACATTTGCGCCAGTACCCCCAGCCCAGCCGCCCGAGGAGCCTGTAGGGGCCCCAGCTGTACAGTCCATCCTGGTGGCAGGTGAGGAGGACATCCGCTGGGTGTGCGAGGACATGGGGCTGAAGGACCCGGAGGAGCTTCGTAACTACATGGAGAGGATCCGGGGCAGCTCTTGA
- the Tmem109 gene encoding transmembrane protein 109 produces MAGSDSNPSWSRHLFKAVLMVLVALLLVHSSSSQSYRDFASPGQQKREASADLLTQIGQSLKETLDAWLGPETMHVISETLLQVMWAISSAISVACFALSGIAAQLLSALGLDGEHLTQGLKLSPSQVQTLLLWGAAALVIYWLLSLLLGLVLALLGRILGGLKLVLFVAGFVGLVRSVPDPSTRALMLLALLTLFALLSRLTGSRGPGTHLEAKVRGLERQIEELRGRQRRAAKATRNVEEE; encoded by the exons ATGGCAGGCTCAGACAGCAATCCCTCATGGAGCAGGCATCTGTTCAAAGCTGTCCTGATGGTCTTGGTGGCCCTTCTCCTCGTCCATTCATCGTCATCCCAGTCCTATCGAGACTTTGCCTCACCTGGCCAGCAGAAGAGGGAGGCCTCAGCTGATCTCTTGACCCAGATTGGCCAATCTCTGAAGGAGACGCTGGATGCCTGGCTGGGGCCGGAGACCATGCATGTGATTTCAGAG ACCCTGTTACAGGTGATGTGGGCCATCTCATCAGCCATCTCTGTGGCCTGCTTTGCCCTGTCTGGGATTGCTGCCCAGTTGCTGAGTGCCCTGGGGCTGGACG gTGAACATCTCACCCAGGGCTTGAAGCTCAGCCCCAGCCAAGTCCAGACCCTTCTACTGTGGGGAGCAGCAGCACTGGTCATCTACTGGCTGCTGTCCCTGCTCCTGGGCTTGGTCTTGGCCTTACTGGGGCGGATCCTGGGGGGTCTAAAGCTTGTCCTCTTTGTGGCCGGCTTTGTGGGACTGGTGAGGTCTGTGCCTGACCCCTCCACCCGGGCCCTGATGCTCCTGGCCTTGCTGACTCTCTTTGCCTTGCTGAGCCGGCTCACGGGCTCCAGGGGCCCAGGGACCCACCTGGAAGCTAAGGTGAGGGGGCTGGAGCGCCAGATAGAAGAGCTtcgcgggaggcagaggcgagcGGCCAAGGCAACCCGGAATGTGGAGGAGGAATGA